A window from Larimichthys crocea isolate SSNF chromosome XXIII, L_crocea_2.0, whole genome shotgun sequence encodes these proteins:
- the chrnd gene encoding acetylcholine receptor subunit delta: protein MELHRAALGAVFLLTLLSSECWGRNEEERLINYLLKERGYNKELRPVERQQDAVDVYLALTLSNLISLKEVDETLLTNVWIDHTWTDYRLSWNVTEFDGIEMLRLPSNMVWLPEIVLENNNDAQFQVAYYSNVLVDSTGLCYWLPPAIFRSSCSINVNYFPFDWQNCTLKFTSLTYNAKEIRMLLKEEADETSKWTVEWIIIDPASFTENGEWEIIHRPAKRNTYKHIPMESNKHQDITFYLTIKRKPLFYIVNIIIPCVLISFLASLVYYLPADSGEKMTLSISVLLAQSVFLLLISQRLPETSMSVPLIVKYLMFIMVLVTVVVLNCVVVLNLHFRTPSTHVMSDWTKKFFLEQLPRLLRMSRPAEAEPYWDGALPRRSSSVGYITSAEEYYSVKSRSELMFEKQSERHGLMTRTTHAAIVKPQEDGGVTDQLYAEIKPAVDGANYIIKHMRNKNDYNEEKDNWSGIARTVDRLCLFLVTPVMTFGTIIIFLMGICNHPPHLPFKGDPHDYREENPRLL from the exons atGGAGCTTCATCGTGCAGCACTGGGCGCCGTGTTCCTGCTCACTCTGCTCTCATCTG agtgctGGGGCAGGAACGAGGAGGAGCGTCTGATCAACTACCTGTTAAAAGAGCGAGGATACAACAAAGAGCTGCGTCCCGTCGAGAGGCAGCAGGACGCCGTCGATGTTTACCTGGCACTCACACTCTCCAACCTCATCTCTCTG AAAGAAGTAGACGAGACACTGCTGACGAACGTATGGATAGATCAC ACGTGGACGGACTACCGGCTGTCGTGGAATGTGACAGAGTTTGACGGCATCGAGATGCTTCGCCTGCCCTCCAACATGGTGTGGCTGCCGGAGATTGTGCTGGAAAACAA TAACGATGCCCAGTTCCAGGTGGCCTACTACAGTAATGTACTGGTCGATTCTACTGGTCTCTGCTACTGGTTACCTCCCGCCATCTTCcgctcctcctgctccatcaACGTCAACTACTTCCCCTTCGACTGGCAGAACTGCACACTCAAATTCAC CTCCCTGACCTACAATGCCAAAGAGATCAGGATGCTACTGAAGGAAGAAGCAGATGAAACCAGCAAATGGACGGTGGAGTGGATCATCATTGACCCTGCTAGCTTTACAG AGAACGGCGAGTGGGAGATCATCCACCGTCCGGCCAAGAGAAACACCTACAAGCACATTCCCATGGAGAGCAACAAGCACCAGGACATCACCTTCTACCTCACCATCAAACGCAAACCTCTCTTCTACATCGTCAACATCATCATCCCCTGTGTGCTCATCTCCTTCCTGGCCTCGCTCGTCTACTACCTGCCCGCTGACA gtggtgAGAAGATGACCTTGTCCATCTCGGTCCTGCTGGCTCAGTCTGTCTTCCTGCTGCTGATCTCTCAAAGGCTGCCTGAGACGTCCATGTCTGTTCCACTTATTGTCAA ATATTTGATGTTCATCATGGTGTTGGTGACGGTGGTGGTGTTGAACTGTGTGGTCGTTCTCAACCTGCACTTCAGGACACCGAGCACACACGTCATGTCTGATTGGACCAagaag TTCTTCCTCGAGCAGCTGCCCCGCCTCTTGCGTATGTCCCGCCCCGCAGAGGCGGAGCCATACTGGGATGGAGCGTTGCCACGGCGATCCAGCTCAGTGGGCTACATCACCTCGGCAGAGGAGTACTACAGCGTCAAGTCCCGCAGCGAGCTGATGTTCGAGAAACAGTCAGAGAGACACGGACTGATGACACGAACCACACACGCAGCAA ttgtgaaGCCACAGGAAGACGGAGGTGTGACAGATCAGTTGTATGCGGAGATCAAGCCGGCTGTGGACGGAGCAAACTACATCATCAAACACATGCGCAACAAGAACGACTACAACGAG GAGAAAGATAACTGGAGCGGGATCGCTCGAAC